In Rhododendron vialii isolate Sample 1 chromosome 9a, ASM3025357v1, the following are encoded in one genomic region:
- the LOC131301784 gene encoding methionine aminopeptidase 2B isoform X1 produces MDNGELNSVLSVEENGTSKIVEKVNSLALDEPSDMTEAAKKKKKKSKSKKKKELPEQTDPPSLPIVELFPSGEFPEGEIQQYKDDNLWRTTSEEKRELERLEKPVYNSVRRAAEVHRQVRKYIKGILKPGMLMIDLCETLENTVRKLVSENGLEAGVAFPTGCSLNWVAAHWTPNSGDKTVLQYDDVMKLDFGTHVDGHIVDCAFTVAFNPMFDPLLEASREATNTGIKESGIDVRLCDVGAAIQEVMESYEVEINGKVFQVKSIRNLNGHSIGPYQIHAGKSVPIVKGGEQTKMEEGEFFAIETFASTGKGFVREDLECSHYMKNFDVGHIPLRLPRAKQLLATINKNFSTLAFCRRYLDRLGETKYLMALKNLCDAGIVQILSLKSLYLYFYSLTLLSVTSKAATCLSLSIPYYSDQLAKRSFQEVMIIDFGET; encoded by the exons ATGGACAACGGAGAGTTGAATTCTGTACTTTCAGTTGAAGAAAACGGAACATCAAAAATTGTGGAGAAAGTAAATAGTCTGGCTTTAGATGAGCCATCAG ATATGACGGAAGctgcgaagaagaagaagaagaaaagcaagaGCAA gaagaagaaagaactgCCAGAGCAAACTGATCCACCGTCCCTTCCAATTGTTGAGCTTTTCCCCTCTGGAGAGTTCCCTGAGGGTGAAATTCAACAATATAAAGATGA TAACCTCTGGAGGACTACATCGGAGGAAAAGAGAGAGTTGGAGAGGCTAGAGAAACCCGTATATAACTCAGTTCGTCGAGCAGCAGAAGTTCATCGCCAG GTTAGAAAATACATCAAAGGTATTTTGAAACCTGGGATGTTAATGATTGACTTGTGTGAAACATTGGAGAATACCGTCCGTAAGTTGGTGTCAGAGAATGGTCTTGAAGCGGGTGTTGCATTTCCTACGGGGTGCTCTTTGAATTG GGTTGCAGCTCACTGGACTCCAAATTCTGGAGATAAGACTGTGCTTCAGTATGATGATGTGAtgaaattggattttggaaCTCATGTTGATG GACACATAGTTGACTGTGCTTTTACAGTGGCATTCAATCCTATGTTTGATCCTTTGCTTGAAGCCTCACGAGAAGCTACAAACACCGGGATCAAG GAGTCGGGGATTGATGTGCGTCTTTGTGATGTTGGTGCTGCAATTCAAGAGGTCATGGAGTCTTACGAGGTTGAAATAAATGGAAAGGTGTTCCAAG TTAAAAGTATAAGGAATTTAAATGGTCATAGCATTGGGCCCTACCAAATTCATGCTGGAAAATCTGTTCCCATAGTTAAAGGAGGAGAGCAGACAAAAATGGAAGAGGGTGAATTTTTTGCAATCGAAACTTTTGCATCAACAG gcaagggATTTGTCAGAGAAGATCTAGAATGTAGCCATTACATGAAAAATTTTGATGTTGGCCACATTCCACTGCGGCTGCCCAGAGCAAAGCAACTGTTGGCAACCATTAACAAGAACTTCTCCACATTGGCCTTTTGTAGACGTTATCTGGACCGACTTGGGGAGACTAAATATCTAATGGCACTAAAGAATTTGTGTGATGCTGGTATTGTTCAG ATATTAAGCCTGAAGAGCCTTTACCTTTACTTTTACAGCCTTACCCTCCTCTCTGTGACATCAAAGGCAGCTACGTGTCTCAGTTTGAGCATACCATATTACTCCGACCAACTTGCAAAGAGGTCATTTCAAGAGGTGATGATTATTGATTTTGGAGAGACTTGA
- the LOC131301784 gene encoding methionine aminopeptidase 2B isoform X2: MDNGELNSVLSVEENGTSKIVEKVNSLALDEPSDMTEAAKKKKKKSKSKKKKELPEQTDPPSLPIVELFPSGEFPEGEIQQYKDDNLWRTTSEEKRELERLEKPVYNSVRRAAEVHRQVRKYIKGILKPGMLMIDLCETLENTVRKLVSENGLEAGVAFPTGCSLNWVAAHWTPNSGDKTVLQYDDVMKLDFGTHVDGHIVDCAFTVAFNPMFDPLLEASREATNTGIKESGIDVRLCDVGAAIQEVMESYEVEINGKVFQVKSIRNLNGHSIGPYQIHAGKSVPIVKGGEQTKMEEGEFFAIETFASTGKGFVREDLECSHYMKNFDVGHIPLRLPRAKQLLATINKNFSTLAFCRRYLDRLGETKYLMALKNLCDAGIVQPYPPLCDIKGSYVSQFEHTILLRPTCKEVISRGDDY, from the exons ATGGACAACGGAGAGTTGAATTCTGTACTTTCAGTTGAAGAAAACGGAACATCAAAAATTGTGGAGAAAGTAAATAGTCTGGCTTTAGATGAGCCATCAG ATATGACGGAAGctgcgaagaagaagaagaagaaaagcaagaGCAA gaagaagaaagaactgCCAGAGCAAACTGATCCACCGTCCCTTCCAATTGTTGAGCTTTTCCCCTCTGGAGAGTTCCCTGAGGGTGAAATTCAACAATATAAAGATGA TAACCTCTGGAGGACTACATCGGAGGAAAAGAGAGAGTTGGAGAGGCTAGAGAAACCCGTATATAACTCAGTTCGTCGAGCAGCAGAAGTTCATCGCCAG GTTAGAAAATACATCAAAGGTATTTTGAAACCTGGGATGTTAATGATTGACTTGTGTGAAACATTGGAGAATACCGTCCGTAAGTTGGTGTCAGAGAATGGTCTTGAAGCGGGTGTTGCATTTCCTACGGGGTGCTCTTTGAATTG GGTTGCAGCTCACTGGACTCCAAATTCTGGAGATAAGACTGTGCTTCAGTATGATGATGTGAtgaaattggattttggaaCTCATGTTGATG GACACATAGTTGACTGTGCTTTTACAGTGGCATTCAATCCTATGTTTGATCCTTTGCTTGAAGCCTCACGAGAAGCTACAAACACCGGGATCAAG GAGTCGGGGATTGATGTGCGTCTTTGTGATGTTGGTGCTGCAATTCAAGAGGTCATGGAGTCTTACGAGGTTGAAATAAATGGAAAGGTGTTCCAAG TTAAAAGTATAAGGAATTTAAATGGTCATAGCATTGGGCCCTACCAAATTCATGCTGGAAAATCTGTTCCCATAGTTAAAGGAGGAGAGCAGACAAAAATGGAAGAGGGTGAATTTTTTGCAATCGAAACTTTTGCATCAACAG gcaagggATTTGTCAGAGAAGATCTAGAATGTAGCCATTACATGAAAAATTTTGATGTTGGCCACATTCCACTGCGGCTGCCCAGAGCAAAGCAACTGTTGGCAACCATTAACAAGAACTTCTCCACATTGGCCTTTTGTAGACGTTATCTGGACCGACTTGGGGAGACTAAATATCTAATGGCACTAAAGAATTTGTGTGATGCTGGTATTGTTCAG CCTTACCCTCCTCTCTGTGACATCAAAGGCAGCTACGTGTCTCAGTTTGAGCATACCATATTACTCCGACCAACTTGCAAAGAGGTCATTTCAAGAGGTGATGATTATTGA
- the LOC131301784 gene encoding methionine aminopeptidase 2B isoform X3, whose amino-acid sequence MTEAAKKKKKKSKSKKKKELPEQTDPPSLPIVELFPSGEFPEGEIQQYKDDNLWRTTSEEKRELERLEKPVYNSVRRAAEVHRQVRKYIKGILKPGMLMIDLCETLENTVRKLVSENGLEAGVAFPTGCSLNWVAAHWTPNSGDKTVLQYDDVMKLDFGTHVDGHIVDCAFTVAFNPMFDPLLEASREATNTGIKESGIDVRLCDVGAAIQEVMESYEVEINGKVFQVKSIRNLNGHSIGPYQIHAGKSVPIVKGGEQTKMEEGEFFAIETFASTGKGFVREDLECSHYMKNFDVGHIPLRLPRAKQLLATINKNFSTLAFCRRYLDRLGETKYLMALKNLCDAGIVQILSLKSLYLYFYSLTLLSVTSKAATCLSLSIPYYSDQLAKRSFQEVMIIDFGET is encoded by the exons ATGACGGAAGctgcgaagaagaagaagaagaaaagcaagaGCAA gaagaagaaagaactgCCAGAGCAAACTGATCCACCGTCCCTTCCAATTGTTGAGCTTTTCCCCTCTGGAGAGTTCCCTGAGGGTGAAATTCAACAATATAAAGATGA TAACCTCTGGAGGACTACATCGGAGGAAAAGAGAGAGTTGGAGAGGCTAGAGAAACCCGTATATAACTCAGTTCGTCGAGCAGCAGAAGTTCATCGCCAG GTTAGAAAATACATCAAAGGTATTTTGAAACCTGGGATGTTAATGATTGACTTGTGTGAAACATTGGAGAATACCGTCCGTAAGTTGGTGTCAGAGAATGGTCTTGAAGCGGGTGTTGCATTTCCTACGGGGTGCTCTTTGAATTG GGTTGCAGCTCACTGGACTCCAAATTCTGGAGATAAGACTGTGCTTCAGTATGATGATGTGAtgaaattggattttggaaCTCATGTTGATG GACACATAGTTGACTGTGCTTTTACAGTGGCATTCAATCCTATGTTTGATCCTTTGCTTGAAGCCTCACGAGAAGCTACAAACACCGGGATCAAG GAGTCGGGGATTGATGTGCGTCTTTGTGATGTTGGTGCTGCAATTCAAGAGGTCATGGAGTCTTACGAGGTTGAAATAAATGGAAAGGTGTTCCAAG TTAAAAGTATAAGGAATTTAAATGGTCATAGCATTGGGCCCTACCAAATTCATGCTGGAAAATCTGTTCCCATAGTTAAAGGAGGAGAGCAGACAAAAATGGAAGAGGGTGAATTTTTTGCAATCGAAACTTTTGCATCAACAG gcaagggATTTGTCAGAGAAGATCTAGAATGTAGCCATTACATGAAAAATTTTGATGTTGGCCACATTCCACTGCGGCTGCCCAGAGCAAAGCAACTGTTGGCAACCATTAACAAGAACTTCTCCACATTGGCCTTTTGTAGACGTTATCTGGACCGACTTGGGGAGACTAAATATCTAATGGCACTAAAGAATTTGTGTGATGCTGGTATTGTTCAG ATATTAAGCCTGAAGAGCCTTTACCTTTACTTTTACAGCCTTACCCTCCTCTCTGTGACATCAAAGGCAGCTACGTGTCTCAGTTTGAGCATACCATATTACTCCGACCAACTTGCAAAGAGGTCATTTCAAGAGGTGATGATTATTGATTTTGGAGAGACTTGA
- the LOC131301783 gene encoding methylenetetrahydrofolate reductase (NADH) 2-like, with product MKVIEKIREAESGGKVVFSFEFFPPKTEDGVDNLFDRMERMVAHNPTFCDITWGAGGSTADLTLEIANRMQNMVCVETMMHLTCTNMPVDKIDHALHHIKSNGIQNVLALRGDPPHGQDKFVQVQDGFACALDLVKHIRSTYGDYFGITVAGYPEAHPDVIQSDGGLATPEAYQSDLAYLKRKVDAGADLIVTQLFYDIDIFLKFVNDCRQIGITCPIVPGIMPINNYRGFLRMTGFCKTKIPSEITAALEPIKDNEEAVRAYGIHLGTEMCRNILANGIKTVHLYTLNMEKSALAILMNLGLIEEAKISRSLPWRRPTNVFRVKEDVRPIFWANRPKSYISRTIGWEQYPQGRWGDSRNASYGALTDYQFMRARTRDRKLHDEWAVPLKDVEDIHERFLKYCLGNLRSSPWSELDGLQPETQIINEQLGSINSKGFLTINSQPSVNGAKSDSPIVGWGGPDGYVYQKAYVEFFCSKEKLNTLVEKCKSFPFLTYMAVNKEGSWISNVRSQSDVNAVTWGVFPAKEIIQPTVVDPTSFMVWKDEAFEIWSRGWAQLYPDGDPSRKLLEQVQSSYFLVNLVENDYVNSDLFAVFRDF from the exons ATGAAAGTGATAGAGAAGATCCGGGAGGCGGAATCCGGTGGGAAGGTGGTGTTCTCGTTCGAGTTCTTCCCGCCCAAGACAGAGGATGGGGTGGACAACCTGTTCGACAGGATGGAGCGAATGGTGGCTCACAACCCTACATTCTGCGACATTACTTGGGGAGCTGGGGGTTCAACCGCGGATCTCACTCTCGAGATTGCTAACAGGATGCAGAACATGGTCTGCGTTGAGACTATGATGCATCTCACTTGCACCAACATGCCTGTTGACAAGATCGACCACGCCCTCCACCACATCAAGTCCAACGGCATCCAGAACGTCCTCGCCCTCCGCGGTGACCCTCCTCACGGCCAGGACAAGTTCGTTCAAGTCCAGGATGGCTTCGCCTGTGCCCTCGATCTC GTAAAGCACATTCGGTCCACATATGGTGACTACTTTGGCATAACCGTAGCTGGTTATCCAG AGGCACATCCTGATGTCATCCAAAGTGATGGGGGTTTGGCCACACCAGAGGCATATCAGAGCGACCTTGCTTACCTTAAGAGGAAG GTTGACGCTGGAGCTGATCTTATTGTTACTCAACTTTTCTATGATATTGATATCTTCCTCAAATTTGTGAATGACTGCCGTCAAATTGGAATTACTTGTCCCATCGTTCCTGGGATTATGCCGATTAATAACTATAGGGGCTTCCTCCGCATGACTGGTTTTTGCAAAACTAAG ATACCATCTGAGATTACTGCTGCCTTGGAGCCTATCAAGGATAATGAAGAAGCCGTCAGAGCCTACGGAATTCACCTTGGAACAGAAATGTGCAGGAACATATTAGCTAATGGAATTAAGACAGTGCATCTTTATACCTTGAACATGGAGAAATCTGCATTGGCAATACTAATG AATCTTGGACTAATTGAAGAAGCCAAAATTTCGAGGTCCTTACCATGGAGACGCCCTACAAATGTTTTCCGTGTTAAGGAAGATGTCAGGCCAATATTTTG GGCCAATCGTCCAAAAAGTTACATTTCAAGGACTATAGGTTGGGAACAATACCCACAAGGCCGATGGGGAGATTCTCGTAATGCATCATATGGAGCACTAACCGATTATCAG TTCATGCGAGCCCGCACACGTGACAGGAAACTTCATGATGAATGGGCTGTCCCTTTGAAGGATGTTGAAGATATTCACGAG AGATTCCTGAAGTACTGCCTTGGGAATCTAAGAAGCAGTCCCTGGTCTGAGTTAGATGGCCTTCAGCCAGAGACACAGATCATTAATGAACAGTTGGGGAGCATCAACTCAAAGGGTTTTCTCACAATAAATAGCCAACCATCTGTGAATGGAGCAAAGTCTGATTCCCCTATTGTCG GATGGGGGGGACCTGATGGATACGTCTACCAGAAGGCATATGTGGAGTTTTTCTGCTCCAAGGAGAAGTTGAATACTCTTGTTGAGAAATGCAAGTCATTCCCATTTCTGACCTACATGGCTGTGAACAAAGAAGGAAGCTGGATATCCAACGTCCGCAGCCAATCTGATGTGAATGCAGTGACATGGGGAGTGTTCCCGGCGAAGGAGATCATCCAACCGACTGTTGTAGATCCCACCAGCTTCATGGTGTGGAAGGATGAGGCATTTGAAATCTGGTCCAGAGGATGGGCTCAATTGTACCCAGATGGTGACCCATCCAGGAAGCTGCTGGAGCAG GTGCAGAGCAGTTACTTCCTGGTCAACTTGGTAGAGAATGATTACGTTAACAGTGATTTATTTGCTGTTTTTAGAGATTTCTAA